The proteins below come from a single Actinomycetota bacterium genomic window:
- a CDS encoding magnesium chelatase, with amino-acid sequence MPTTRADLAPGGYEHRSVKEEVRQNLLARLRSGADPFPGIVGFADTVRPRLERALLAGHDIVLLGERGQGKTRLIRTLVGLLDEWTPVVAGCEINDHPLSPVCTRCRRLADDLGPQLPVGWLHRSQRYGEKLATPDTSVGDLIGDVDPMKVAEGRTLGDPETVHYGLVPRTNRGIFAVNELPDLAERIQVSLLNVLEERDIQVRGYTLRLPLDLLMVASANPEDYTSRGRIITPLKDRFGAEIRTHYPVQLADEVALVRQEADLAAVVPGHLLEVVGRFTRLVRESPAIDARSGVSARFAVAAAESVAAGALRRAALTGEAEAVARVCDLPAVVPTLRGKVEFDVSEEGREEEVLDHLLRRAIAETFRSHLGSVDLAPLVARFDEGITIVSGDLVPATALLAEVGPLDGLGRIVSALEGDAGESAGVVAACLELALDGLYLTRRIAKDEIEGRTVYGSV; translated from the coding sequence CTGCCCACCACCCGCGCCGACCTCGCCCCCGGCGGGTACGAGCACCGCTCGGTGAAGGAGGAGGTACGACAGAACCTGCTGGCCCGGCTGCGCTCGGGCGCGGACCCCTTCCCCGGCATCGTCGGATTCGCCGACACCGTCCGCCCCCGGCTGGAGCGCGCGCTGCTGGCCGGACACGACATCGTCCTGCTCGGCGAACGCGGACAGGGCAAGACGCGGCTGATCCGCACCCTCGTCGGCCTGCTCGATGAATGGACGCCGGTCGTCGCCGGCTGCGAGATCAACGACCATCCGCTGTCGCCGGTATGCACCCGGTGCCGGCGGCTGGCCGACGACCTCGGCCCCCAGCTGCCGGTCGGCTGGCTGCACCGCTCGCAGCGGTACGGCGAGAAACTCGCGACGCCGGACACGTCGGTCGGGGACCTCATCGGCGACGTCGACCCGATGAAAGTCGCCGAGGGCCGGACGCTGGGCGACCCGGAGACCGTGCACTACGGGCTGGTGCCGCGAACCAATCGAGGCATCTTCGCCGTCAACGAGTTGCCCGATCTCGCCGAGCGGATCCAGGTCAGCCTGCTGAACGTGTTGGAGGAGCGCGACATCCAGGTCCGGGGATACACGTTGCGCCTGCCGCTGGACCTGCTGATGGTCGCCAGCGCGAACCCGGAGGACTACACCAGTCGCGGCCGCATCATCACGCCGCTGAAGGACCGCTTCGGCGCCGAGATCCGAACCCACTACCCGGTCCAACTCGCCGACGAAGTCGCCCTGGTGCGCCAGGAGGCCGACCTTGCCGCCGTCGTTCCGGGCCATCTGCTGGAGGTCGTCGGCCGGTTCACCCGCCTCGTCCGGGAATCCCCCGCCATCGACGCGCGGTCCGGGGTGTCGGCGCGGTTCGCCGTGGCGGCAGCAGAGTCGGTGGCCGCCGGCGCGTTACGGCGTGCTGCGCTCACCGGCGAGGCCGAAGCGGTCGCCCGGGTATGCGATCTGCCGGCTGTCGTCCCCACCCTGCGGGGCAAGGTCGAGTTCGACGTCAGTGAGGAAGGTCGTGAGGAGGAGGTCCTCGACCATCTGCTCCGGCGGGCGATAGCGGAGACCTTCCGTTCCCACCTGGGCAGCGTCGATCTCGCGCCACTGGTGGCCCGATTCGACGAGGGCATCACCATCGTGTCCGGCGACCTGGTCCCGGCGACTGCGCTGCTGGCCGAGGTCGGGCCGCTGGATGGATTGGGACGCATCGTGTCCGCGCTGGAAGGTGACGCCGGCGAATCCGCCGGAGTCGTCGCGGCCTGCCTGGAACTGGCACTGGATGGGCTGTATCTCACGCGCCGGATCGCCAAGGACGAGATCGAGGGTCGAACCGTCTACGGGAGCGTCTGA